The DNA region AAAGCCGCCGACAGTGACAGCGACTGAACTACGCCGCCGGCGGCGCGTAAGCCGTTCGCAGCAGAGCACACTGACTGGCAAAAAACGATTGTGAGACACTGGCTTTCGGTGCGATCCCGTCGAACCCGTGGAATGCGCCGTCGACCACCATGACCTCGCACGGCACGCCCGCGGCACGCAGTCGCTCGGCGTAGGCCAGATCCTCGTCGTGGAACAGGTCCAGTGTCCCGACACCGATCCACGCCGGCGGCAGTCCGGCCAGATCCTGGCGGCGGGCGGGGACGGCGACGTTGGGATCGGCATCGCCCAGATAGGCCCGCCAACCGAACCGGTTGCTCGACTGGTTCCACAGCCGGTGGCCGGGATTGTCCAGACCGGCGCGCTGCACGGTACGGTCGTCGATCATCGGATAGACGAGAATCTGTGCGGCAACGTCGATCTCGCCGCGGTCGCGGGTGAGCAGCGCGAGCGTGGCCGCCAACCCGCCGCCCGCGCTGGCCCCGCCGATCGCCACCCGGTCCGGGTCCACAGACGGGAGCGCGCGCAGCCAGTTCAGCGCCGAATAGCAGTCCTCGACGGGCGCCGGATACGGATGTTCGGGAGCCAGTCGGTAGTCGACCGAGACCACGGTGGCGCCGAGTTCCCGGGCGAACCTGCCGCACAGCACGTCGTCCTGGGCGGCGTCGCCGATCACGTAGCCGCCGCCGTGGATCCACAGCAGCGCCGGACCCGGAGTGGCCGCGCCCACGGGACGGTACAGCCGGACCCCGACGCCTGATGGCAGCGTCAGAACCTCTGGCGCATCGGGGCCCTCGGGATCACGCCCCCACATGAGCCGGCCGGCGGCACGCATCAACGGCAACGTCAGGGGCGTGATGATCTGCTTCGGCAGCAGTCGGGCGCTGCGTTTCAGCTCGGGATGGAACTCGATGCTGTGCACCCGACCAGTATGCGCATCACTTCAGCAGCGGATCGCGCGGTAGCCCCAGAATTCTCTCGGCGATCGTGTTGCGGGTGATCTCGGAGGTTCCGCCGGCGATCGTCATCGCGCGGTTGCCGAGATAGCTGAGCGTCAGCTGCGGGGTCTGCCCGACGACCGCGGCGGTGCCGGCGAGCTCGAAGGCCAGCTCAGTGAGGTGCTGCCCGGATTCGGCGACCAGCAGCTTGGTCACGTTGCCCTCGGGCCCCGGCTCGGCACCCGCGATCGCCCGGGTGGCGCGCCGCAGGTTGAGCAGTCGCAACGAATGGATCTCGGCGATCACCTCACCGGCGCGTCGGACATACCTGTCGGAGGTTGCGGGCGAGCTGTCCAGCAGCTCGACCAGCTGGTCAGGGGTGGTACCACCGATGGCGCCCGATCCGCCGCCGATGGAGATGCGTTCGTTGCCCAACGTCGCGCGGGCCACCAGCCAGCCCTTGTTCACGTCGCCGACGACATCGGAGTCCGGCACGAACACGTCGTCGAAGAACACTTCGTTGAAGTGGGCGTCGCCGGTGATCCCGCGCAGCGGATTGACTTTCACCCCTTCGGATTTCATGTCGATCGCCATCATCGTCACGCCGGCGTGCTTCTGGGCGTCGAAGTCGGTGCGCACGGTGGCCAGCCCCCACTGGCACATGTGGGCCAGGCTCGTCCAGACTTTCTGACCGGTGACCCGCCAGCCGCCGTCGACCTTCTTCGCCGACGTGCGCACCGCCGCGGCGTCAGATCCGGCCCCGGGCTCGGAGAACAGCTGGCACCACATCACCTGGCCCCGCAGCACCGGCTCCACCCAGCGCTCGCGCTGATCGGCCGTGCCCGCCTGGGCGATGGTCAGCGCCACCCAGCCGGTGATCCCCATGTCGGGACGACGGATGTCGGCGAACTCCTCCTCGATCGCGAGTTGTTCGAGGACGTCGGCGCCCCGTCCCCACGGCTTGGGCCAGTGCGGGACCAGGTAACCGGACTCGACGAGGAAGTCCCGCTGCTGGTCGGCGGGCAGCGCCCGGACCTCGGCGGCCGCCGCACCAGCCTGGGTGCGGTACTCCCCGGACTCCGGGGGCAGCGTGAACGACGCACCCAGTGCTCGTCCGCTGCGCTGTCCCTCGACGACGTCGAGCAGCGGGTCGGCACCGTCGGCCATCAGCGCCGCGAGCATGCGGGCTCGGCGCAGATACAGATGGGCGTCGTGCTCCCAGGTGTAGCCGATGCCCCCGTGTAGCTGAATGTTGTTCTGCGCGTTGAACACCTGGGCCCTGATCGCATGTGAGGCAGCCACCGCGGCGGGGAACCAGGCGCTGTCGAGATCGTCGGCGCGGGCCGCGTCCCAGGTGGCCGCAGTGGCGACCTCGGCGTCGACGAGCATGTTGGCCGCGTGGTGCTTGACCGCCTGGAAGGTGCCGATGGTGCGGCCGAACTGTTCTCGCACCTTGGCGTACTCGACGGCCATCTCGAGTGCCGCCCAGCTGACCCCGACCGCCTCGGCCGAAGCCAGGATGCGAAATACCGTCCTGGCGTTGCGGGCCGCGCCGCGCAGCACGCGGTCGGCGGGCACGGTGACCTCGCGCAATGCCACCGACCCGGTGCTGCGTGTGGTGTCCAGCGGCTCGAGCGCGGTGACGGTGACCCCCTCGGCGCCGACGTCGACGACCACCACGTCATCGCCCGCTGCCAGGACCAGGACGTCGGCATCGGGTGCGCCCAGCACCGCGGAACTCTCCCCGGTGACGACCAGGTCAGAACTCACCGACAGCGATCCCGAGACACCCAGCGCCCCCACGGTCTCACCTGTGGCGAGGGCGGGAAGTAGTTGGGTGCGAACGGATTCCGGAGCGCAGCGGTCGATGACCACCGCTGCGGACACGCTGGGCAGGAACGGGCCCGGGCACAGTTGGCGGCCCTGGCACTCGAGCACCACCGCCAGCTCGGCCAGCCCGAATCCCGAGCCGCCGAAGTCCTCGCCGATGGCCAGCCCGATCCATCCGAGTTCTGTTGCCGCCGACCAGATCTCGGATGGATGTGACGACCCGCCCTCGAGCGATGCTCGAGCCGTGGCCAGGGTTCGCAACCGGGTGAGCTGGCCGGACACCGCCTCGGCGAGATCCTGGTGGTCGTCGGAGATGGCAAGCGCTGACGCGGTGGTGCCCATGGGTGAGCCTCTGTCCTCGGGTTTTGACGGTCGTCAAATCAAGCTATCGCGCGTCCACCTCCGCAGGTCAAATGTGAGCCACATCACAGATGTATGACGCTTTCGGGCTGAGTAGACAACTTCGCTCAGATTGTCGTTTCGTTTCCGGTCAGCGGGGTACGCTCGCGCAATGACGGAACGACCGGATATCCGGTATCCCGGCCCGACCCTCACCACCCGCCTGCAATGGTTGCTGAAAGCCGGTCCTTCCGACCACCTGCTGGCCATGAGCGTCGCTTCCGCGTCGCTCCCGGTGATCGGAAAGCACCTCGAACCACTGGGCGCGCTGACTGCGGGGCTCATCTGGGGGGCTCGGCATGCGCCCGATTTCCTCGGTGCCACCGCCAGATCGCTGTTCACTCCCAGCGACGCCGAACTCAAGCGCCAGGAACGCGAAAGCACCAATGCGGTCTCCGAGGCTGCCCTGCGCGGGGTCGTCTCCGCCAAGGATCTCGAGATCGAATGGCCGGAGCCCGAGAGCACCCCGCCGGTGTGGAAGATGCGCGAACATCGCCGCAACGTGCACCGGACCTCGGTGCGGTACGGACCTCGTCCGACGCAGTTGCTCGACGTCTGGCGCCGCGACGACCTGCCCGCCGAGCCCGCGCCGGTGATGATCTTCCTGCCGGGGGGCGCCTGGGTGCACGGCAGCCGCTTCCTGCAGGGCTACGCGCTGATGTCGCATCTGGCCGAGCAGGGCTGGGTGTGTCTGTCCATCGACTACCGCGTCGCGCCGCACAACCCCTGGCCGGCCCACATCATGGACGTCAAGGCCGCGATCGCCTGGGCACGGGCCAACGTCGACAAGTTCGGCGGTGACCGCAACTTCGTGACCGTGGCGGGCACCTCGGCCGGCGGGCATCTCGCAGCGCTGGCAGGGCTGACGGCCAACGATCCCGAACTCCAGGGTGAACTGCCCGAAGGGTCGGACACGTCGGTCGACGCCGTGGTCGGTATCTACGGGCGCTACGACTGGGAAGACAAGTCCACCGTCGAGCGGGTCCGGTTCGTCGACTTCCTCGAGCGGGTCGTCGTCGGCCGCAAGATCGCCAAGCATCCCGATGTGTTCCGCAATGCCTCGCCGATCGCGCGGGTGCATCCCGAGGCGCCGCCGTTCCTGGTCATGCACGGTACCGGTGACAGTGTCATCCCGGTGGCGCAGGCGCGCAGTTTCGTCGACCGTCTCAAAGAGGTCTCGCGGTCGGTGGTGGGCTACGTCGAACTGCCCGGAGCAGGGCACGGTTTCGACATGATCGACGGGGCTCGAACAGGATCTGCCGCGACGGCAATCGGCTTGTTCCTCAACCATATTCACCGAAACAGAAGTCTCATCGGGGCCAAAGAGGTTATATAGACGCCTCCGGGCAGGAGGGGTTGGCGTGAAGAGGCTTCGTGGGTGGGACGCTGTGCTGTTGTACAGCGAAACCCCCAATGTTCACATGCACACGTTGAAGTTGGCGGTGATCCAACTCGACGATCTCGGTGGCGCGAAGTTCGGCGTCGAGGAACTGCGCAAGGTCATCCACAGTCGGCTGCACAAGCTCGAACCGTTCCGTTTCGAGCT from Mycobacterium sp. DL includes:
- a CDS encoding alpha/beta hydrolase encodes the protein MTERPDIRYPGPTLTTRLQWLLKAGPSDHLLAMSVASASLPVIGKHLEPLGALTAGLIWGARHAPDFLGATARSLFTPSDAELKRQERESTNAVSEAALRGVVSAKDLEIEWPEPESTPPVWKMREHRRNVHRTSVRYGPRPTQLLDVWRRDDLPAEPAPVMIFLPGGAWVHGSRFLQGYALMSHLAEQGWVCLSIDYRVAPHNPWPAHIMDVKAAIAWARANVDKFGGDRNFVTVAGTSAGGHLAALAGLTANDPELQGELPEGSDTSVDAVVGIYGRYDWEDKSTVERVRFVDFLERVVVGRKIAKHPDVFRNASPIARVHPEAPPFLVMHGTGDSVIPVAQARSFVDRLKEVSRSVVGYVELPGAGHGFDMIDGARTGSAATAIGLFLNHIHRNRSLIGAKEVI
- a CDS encoding acyl-CoA dehydrogenase, which encodes MGTTASALAISDDHQDLAEAVSGQLTRLRTLATARASLEGGSSHPSEIWSAATELGWIGLAIGEDFGGSGFGLAELAVVLECQGRQLCPGPFLPSVSAAVVIDRCAPESVRTQLLPALATGETVGALGVSGSLSVSSDLVVTGESSAVLGAPDADVLVLAAGDDVVVVDVGAEGVTVTALEPLDTTRSTGSVALREVTVPADRVLRGAARNARTVFRILASAEAVGVSWAALEMAVEYAKVREQFGRTIGTFQAVKHHAANMLVDAEVATAATWDAARADDLDSAWFPAAVAASHAIRAQVFNAQNNIQLHGGIGYTWEHDAHLYLRRARMLAALMADGADPLLDVVEGQRSGRALGASFTLPPESGEYRTQAGAAAAEVRALPADQQRDFLVESGYLVPHWPKPWGRGADVLEQLAIEEEFADIRRPDMGITGWVALTIAQAGTADQRERWVEPVLRGQVMWCQLFSEPGAGSDAAAVRTSAKKVDGGWRVTGQKVWTSLAHMCQWGLATVRTDFDAQKHAGVTMMAIDMKSEGVKVNPLRGITGDAHFNEVFFDDVFVPDSDVVGDVNKGWLVARATLGNERISIGGGSGAIGGTTPDQLVELLDSSPATSDRYVRRAGEVIAEIHSLRLLNLRRATRAIAGAEPGPEGNVTKLLVAESGQHLTELAFELAGTAAVVGQTPQLTLSYLGNRAMTIAGGTSEITRNTIAERILGLPRDPLLK
- a CDS encoding alpha/beta hydrolase, whose protein sequence is MHSIEFHPELKRSARLLPKQIITPLTLPLMRAAGRLMWGRDPEGPDAPEVLTLPSGVGVRLYRPVGAATPGPALLWIHGGGYVIGDAAQDDVLCGRFARELGATVVSVDYRLAPEHPYPAPVEDCYSALNWLRALPSVDPDRVAIGGASAGGGLAATLALLTRDRGEIDVAAQILVYPMIDDRTVQRAGLDNPGHRLWNQSSNRFGWRAYLGDADPNVAVPARRQDLAGLPPAWIGVGTLDLFHDEDLAYAERLRAAGVPCEVMVVDGAFHGFDGIAPKASVSQSFFASQCALLRTAYAPPAA